From the genome of Cryptococcus neoformans var. neoformans B-3501A chromosome 1, whole genome shotgun sequence, one region includes:
- a CDS encoding hypothetical protein (Match to EST gb|CF194942.1|CF194942) — MLRSQLRLPRVPLQSVYAVPSRPSRRFSHAFPTDVPPLRQRIRPLVPFFIYWTIITSLVVHLMRTRQDTEASLARQQAKITVLSDLIAKLQRGETVDEGEMQRELEMVGLRERTSATLALDKEMRIVGDVGWRDMLFGKRERTAEDEAKEERVIEEWASVINETANAPPPPSSANSSPRQVEQPQNRAGVAKRAPGSNVYL, encoded by the exons ATGCTCAGAAGCCAACTTCGACTACCTCGCGTCCCCCTTCAATCTGTTTATGCAGTACCGAGTCGCCCATCTCGCCGATTTTCACATGCGTTTCCTACAGACGTGCCCCCACTCCGACAACGTATTCGTCCTCTTGTTCCGTTTTTCATATACTGGACAATCATCACTTCCCTCGTCGTGCACCTCATGCGAACTCGTCAAGATACTGAAGCATCACTTGCGCGGCAACAGGCGAAGATCACCGTTCTCAGTGATCTGATCGCGAAACTGCAGAGAGGAGAGACTGTcgatgaaggagagatgcaaagagagcttgagatgGTGGGTTTGAGAGAGAGGACAAGTGCTACCCTCGCACTTGATAAAGAAATGAGGATTGTCGGAGATGTGGGATGGCGGGACATGCTTTTCGGTAAAAGAGAGAGAACCgccgaagatgaagcaaaagaggagagggtAATCGAAGAGTGGGCATCGG TCATCAACGAGACGGCCAATGCCCCCCCTCCGCCGTCCTCGGCAAATTCAAGCCCTCGTCAAGTAGAGCAGCCGCAAAATCGAGCAGGAGTAGCCAAGCGAGCTCCTGGATCGAACGTATATCTATGA
- a CDS encoding hypothetical protein (HMMPfam hit to zf-CCHC, Zinc knuckle, score: 78.9, E(): 1.3e-20) produces MAHYVPTSFKPMRSLVAAAGIQLSPSPSSDHNEGTFETEDGELLLGNIIIDEFPADGDRPPVKGEHFQPPGLFNTSMMPTIVTTDGKLHVELKTKDDKVAISEKGQGEGLMLPQHVLLETSSAVQAAEDGGDDGEEGDHSLGGDDFLEGLHFVDDDIIRGSRRYFNPEPEDNLEVEATFLATADSRKVCQNCKRPGHQASKCPHIICTTCGAMDEHERRDCPLSKVCYGCGRRGHHKSECPDPISRNKRWAGCERCGSREHTDKNCPTLWRIYTYRSDSGRRETIKLKEKAEGWVKEAIGGDAMEDWCYNCARTGHFGDDCPQRRGSLVRLTAPSAFSREIARRGPFFSAPKSFLPNPTHSRWEDDDPSAIPYTSAYDSFAGSNAGRRGREKEKQRMMARDTDFNEEDDWFSGDRNRNIGKGAGTPRNNPRGGRGGKRPWDSEMRGKEWDRDRYDRERASREFFDRDREPPRSRGQAPPRRRSRSPNRRDGSRDNAVQETAPNSAPPKAVYRPAINIRDRAIDSPSVREGERGAKAGSKALVSRALSGQNSNNSTPRGQRSSNSPSALPSLLSRIESPTPSNSTSRSRKGRGKEQERDWENEWRRRGNGGGKVANWGKDLDKETEGLSLKKKTKDDISRGSSGQKYYGGYM; encoded by the exons ATGGCCCATTACGTCCCAACCTCATTCAAGCCCATGCGGTCTTTGGTGGCGGCAGCAGGTATACAATTgtctccatctccgtcttcGGATCACAATGAGGGGACATTCGAAACCGAAGATGGGGAGCTGCTCTTGGGTAACATCATCATAGATGAGTTCCCAGCAGATGGTGACCGTCCACCTGTCAAAGGTGAACATTTTCAACCACCTGGGCTATTCAACACTTCTATGATGCCGACGATTGTCACCACAGACGGCAAGTTACATGTGGAACTCAAGACAAAAGATGACAAGGTAGCCATCTCCGAGAAAGGTCAGGGAGAAGGGCTGATGTTACCTCAACATGTACTGTTGGAGACTTCTTCGGCTGTGCAAGCCgctgaagatggtggtgatgacggggaagaaggagatcACTCATTAGGAGGGGATGATTTCTTGGAAGGCCTTCActttgttgatgatgatattATCAGA GGTTCAAGAAGATACTTTAATCCTGAGCCTGAGGATAACCTGGAAGTAGAAGCGACCTTTCTTGCGACAGCGGATTCCAGAAAGGTCTGTCAAAATTGCAAGCGCCCCGGTCACCAAGCTTCAAAGTGTCCACATATCATT TGTACAACCTGTGGAGCCATGGACGAGCATGAGCGTCGCGATTGTCCGCTTAGCAAAGTTTGCTATGGATGCGGTCGACGAGGTCATCACAAATCCGAATGTCCAGACCCCATTTCCAGGAATAAGCGATGGGCAGGTTGTGAACGATGCGGGAGTAGAGAGCATACAGACAAA AACTGCCCTACTCTGTGGAGGATTTACACTTACCGCTCGGATTCCGGCCGACGTGAGACAATCAAGCTGAAAGAAAAAGCCGAAGGATGGGTGAAGGAGGCCATCGGCGGCGACGCGATGGAGGATTGGTGCTACAACTGTGCTAGAACAGGCCACTTTGGTGAT GACTGTCCCCAACGCCGTGGTTCTCTAGTTCGGCTTACGGCTCCTTCGGCATTCTCGCGAGAGATTGCACGACGTGGACCGTTCTTCTCTGCTCCAAAATCGTTCTTACCTAATCCCACTCATTCTCgatgggaagatgacgacCCTTCGGCCATACCCTATACTAGTGCTTATGACTCGTTTGCTGGATCCAATGCTGGTCGTAGAGGgcgagaaaaggagaagcaaCGAATGATGGCACGCGATACCGATTTcaatgaggaagacgattGGTTCAGTGGTGACCGAAATCGCAATATTGGAAAGGGCGCCGGCACGCCACGAAACAATCcacgaggaggaaggggtggGAAACGTCCTTGGGATTCAGAAATGCgagggaaggaatgggACAGGGACAGATACGACCGTGAACGGGCTTCCCGAGAATTCTTTGATCGAGATCGTGAACCTCCTCGCTCTCGTGGGCAAGCTCCTCCTAGACGTCGATCTCGTTCGCCCAATCGCCGAGATGGCTCTCGTGACAATGCTGTCCAAGAGACTGCACCTAACTCTGCTCCACCCAAAGCAGTCTATAGGCCCGCGATCAACATACGAGACCGGGCGATAGATTCCCCTTCTGTGCGCGAAGGTGAACGCGGAGCAAAAGCCGGATCGAAAGCCTTAGTGTCCCGCGCCTTGAGCGGTCAGAATAGTAATAACTCTACACCTCGTGGCCAAAGGTCTTCCAATTCGCCTTCGgcccttccatccttaCTGAGTAGAATTGAATCACCCACTCCTTCAAATTCAACTTCGCGTAGCAGGAAAGGTCGTGGGAAAGAACAAGAACGGGACTGGGAAAACGAGTGGAGAAGACGGGGAAACGGTGGCGGCAAAGTGGCTAATTGGGGAAAGGATCTTGACAAGGAAACCGAGGGGTTgtccttgaagaagaagacaaaggatGACATAAGTAGAGGGAGTAGCGGGCAGAAATATTACGGCGGTTATATGTAA
- a CDS encoding hypothetical protein (HMMPfam hit to RasGEF, RasGEF domain, score: 37.6, E(): 2.2e-10), giving the protein MHRPNAKQLTLGCLLPPTPSELVSPVTPSPMSPASFHTATAGTPDTLARVTSEEDDRSRYGAKGPDVPPVALPGYQHSLSYLDSLQELNPDPAQAALLQSARLKLSSKDKEAMRKIRFTMMEQNFSDSASSNSVSPSSPRFPQYSAAGPSKGQELRTRRSILSKFVVTEPRGDSGEDEDVERLETMKRWQSQPALSRERHCMTNFLSTPACSVDYAIAVVGHEGVGKTTIIAEALRGWGMSNLLSIYSPDGHLISSCCSQIAAGGKLKTGCKVEFFEMGINALDLTPGAASIWPSSALKVSGAVCCYDARREETLEGLKNCIEQLSATSTPIVILACKSDPDAELRVIAAHGNSMGEPCNVGLIEVTIKTHEGKLKMRNAVRWLLYKLEQRQRRQQRQLSALNIAQSLVSGVQAPKAVGSIDVTKSTIGSLASLDSDADCLGDRSMWEQTLSTASKTSEAPLMLIGQTPGVEEEIREDQKSTSYGVGKLVTPDKERIMNDGSLGCLDNLEESTRREKKQTGRVQAKHDTIADQIAEGISPVYVALKDLLNRLFTSIVSSQDLMLEFLKRFREIEDYAVSSDVKNWALLKLTGALVDWTNRYPGDCVSMSTPIIFSEIIILLSKHTFMAHLISDLILVQDALPKTTDPDESWSMRSHDVTSHNVEKSIQVLIDKEGGSKLDDNEEEDEVGSLGHKAASELSASTGSLQLEEVQRQGSGSDSHRVRIPSGVSVLGEEGSLSSEGQHSHTRSAGSSYRMNSMQVSDEVADARWGNALNMVMRMEPRVFATELTRMQWELFLDIRPRDVFRHTLGKETGGPVRKSINFFNHLSRWISTIVLASSKAKHRARVIERFIFIAHQLRRLNNYDSLYAVISGLREASVHRLSASQALIQLSPIAEQDYHSHLKLMDPRSGYSQYRKALQADIDNGRGAIPLLNNILGLVSRLQGVRPNDCREEDGKIQWDKFMRFGEILSMIQECQARGPMVNGQVGQGFKKVIEETIILSDEDALWERSQSLENSGGTFGGKMLRRLANLGF; this is encoded by the exons ATGCATCGGCCCAACGCTAAGCAATTAACCCTTGGCTGTCTCTTACCGCCAACTCCTTCAGAACTCGTATCACCAGTCACTCCTTCGCCAATGAGTCCTGCATCCTTCCACACAGCTACTGCCGGTACACCAGACACTCTTGCACGAGTAAcatcagaagaagatgatcgTTCCCGCTACGGCGCAAAGGGCCCGGATGTTCCCCCCGTCGCCCTTCCCGGCTACCAGCATTCGTTGTCTTACCTCGATTCACTCCAAGAACTCAATCCTGATCCTGCTCAAGCTGCGCTCCTACAATCAGCCAGACTGAAGCTCTCTTCAAAAGACAAGGAAGCCATGCGTAAAATACGGTTTACCATGATGGAACAGAACTTCTCTGACTCCGcatcttccaactctgTTTCGCCTTCAAGTCCTAGATTCCCTCAGTATTCAGCGGCAGGGCCATCCAAGGGCCAAGAGCTaagaacaagaaggtcAATTCTGTCGAAATTTGTGGTGACTGAGCCTCGAGGCGATAGCggggaggacgaggacgtGGAGAGGCTGGAAACTATGAAGCGCTGGCAAAGTCAACCTGCACTGTCGAGAGAAAGGCACTGCATGACAAAC TTTCTCAGCACACCAGCGTGCAGTGTTGATTATGCCATTGCAGTAGTGGGTCATGAAGGAGTCGGTAAAACGACGATAATTGCCGAGGCTTTGAGAGGATGGGGGATGTCTAATCTCCTAAGTATTTACTCTCCGGATGGACATCTCA TATCTTCTTGTTGCTCACAGATTGCGGCTGGGGGCAAATTGAAGACAGGTTGCAAAGTTGAATTCTTTGAAATGGGCATCAATGCACTGGATCTTACTCCCGGGGCGGCGAGCATCTGGCCATCCTCTGCCCTAAAAGTCTCCGGCGCCGTTTGCTGTTATGATGCCAGACGAGAAGAAACGTTGGAGGGACTCAAGAACTGTATAG AACAGTTGAGCGCCACAAGCACACCCATCGTCATTCTTGCATGCAAGTCTGACCCAGACGCAGAATTGCGGGTCATTGCTGCGCATGGTAATTCGATGGGTGAACCATGCAATGTAGGACTCATCGAAGTGACAATCAAGACTCATGAAGGAAAACTCAAGATGAGGAATGCTGTGAGATGGCTGCTGTATAAACTTGAACAACGGCAAC GTCGTCAACAGAGACAGCTCTCCGCTCTCAACATAGCACAGAGCCTTGTCTCTGGTGTTCAGGCTCCTAAAGCTGTTGGAAGTATCGATGTGACAAAGTCCACCATTGGAAGCCTAGCTTCTCTCGACTCGGATGCAGACTGTCTGGGAGATAGATCGATGTGGGAGCAAACTTTGAGCACGGCCTCAAAGACGTCTGAAGCACCTCTCATGCTCATAGGCCAAACTCCtggagttgaagaagagatacgTGAAGATCAAAAATCCACATCTTACGGTGTCGGGAAATTAGTAACACCAGACAAGGAGAGGATTATGAATGACGGAAGCCTGGGGTGTCTAGACAATTTGGAAGAAAGCACAAGGCGGGAGAAAAAACAGACTGGACGTGTACAAGCGAAACATGATACTATTGCAGACCAGATTGCAGAGGG GATTTCGCCGGTCTATGTAGCCCTAAAAGACCTACTGAACCGACTTTTCACTTCAATCGTGTCTTCACAAG ATCTGATGCTTGAGTTTCTTAAGCGCTTTCGTGAAATAGAAGATTATGCTGTGTCCAGTGACGTCAAGAATTGGGCGCTACTGAA ACTCACGGGTGCGCTCGTCGATTGGACCAACCGATACCCAGGCGACTGCGTGTCAATGTCGACTCCAATCATCTTTAGCGAAATCattatccttctttctaAACATACCTTCATGGCCCATCTTATCTCCGACCTCATTTTAGTCCAAGATGCCCTTCCTAAAACTACAGATCCAGACGAATCATGGTCCATGCGTTCACACGATGTAACATCACATAATGTAGAGAAGAGTATACAAGTTCTGATTGATAAGGAAGGAGGGTCTAAATTGGATGAtaatgaggaggaggacgaagTGGGCTCTTTAGGGCATAAGGCGGCTTCCGAACTATCGGCATCGACTGGTAGTTTACAACTGGAAGAAGTACAGCGCCAAGGCAGCGGATCTGACTCTCATCGAGTAAGGATCCCATCTGGAGTTTCCGtgcttggagaagagggttccctctcctccgaAGGTCAACATTCACATACTCGCTCAGCTGGATCATCCTACAGGATGAACAGCATGCAAGTCAGCGATGAGGTGGCCGATGCCAGATGGGGGAATGCGTTGAACATGGTCATGCGGATGGAGCCTAGAGTGTTTGCAACAGAACTGACGAGGATGCAGTGGGAACTGTTCCTTGACATCAGA CCAAGGGATGTTTTCAGGCATACTCTTGGAAAGGAAACCGGTGGCCCTGTCCGCAAGTCGATCAACTTTTTTAACCACTTGTCCAGATG GATTTCGACCATCGTTTTAGCTTCTTCAAAAGCAAAACATCGAGCTCGTGTAATCGAACGATTCATATTCATTGCCCATCAGCTCCGTCGCCTCAACAATTATGACTCTCTCTATGCCGTTATTTCCGGTTTACGGGAGGCCTCTGTTCATCGTCTGTCAGCGAGTCAAGCACTGATACAGCTCTCACCAATTGCGGAACAGGATTACCACTCTCATCTCAAACTGATGGATCCAAGGAGTGGATACAGCCAATACCGCAAAGCACTACAGGCGGATATCGACAATGGGCGAGGCGCCATCCCCTTACTTAACAATATATTGGGCCTTGTATCACGATTACAAGGGGTCCGCCCAAACGATTGcagggaggaggatggtaAGATACAGTGGGATAAGTTTATGAGGTTTGGGGAGATTCTCTCTATGATCCAGGAATGTCAGGCTAGAGGGCCGATGGTAAATGGGCAAGTGGGTCAGGGGTTCAAAAAGGTCATTGAAGAGACCATTATTCTGTCGGATGAGGAT GCTCTATGGGAAAGAAGTCAGTCGCTCGAAAACAGCGGGGGTACATTTGGGGGGAAAATGCTTAGACGCTTAGCAAATCTCGGCTTTTAA
- a CDS encoding hypothetical protein (Match to EST gb|CF192535.1|CF192535; Similar to gi|4107274|emb|CAA12114.1| lysine ketoglutarate reductase/saccharopine dehydrogenase [Mus musculus], FASTA scores: opt: 970, E(): 2e-54, (32.642% identity (61.969% similar) in 965 aa overlap (8-932:5-921)); HMMPfam hit to AlaDh_PNT_C, Alanine dehydrogenase/PNT, C-terminal domain, score: 40.9, E(): 9.3e-11; HMMPfam hit to AlaDh_PNT_N, Alanine dehydrogenase/PNT, N-terminal domain, score: 15.3, E(): 6.6e-08; HMMPfam hit to Saccharop_dh, Saccharopine dehydrogenase, score: 315.9, E(): 5.8e-92), with amino-acid sequence MRTLPLTRRPFITRRCLTTLGLRREDPSRIWERRTPLTPHAVQSLLADAKDQLKVEVESCKRRCFPDSLYSDAGAKIVPSLSKDVDVILGIKEPRLSDIRNLVEASKNEGKKRTWMMFSHTHKGQEYNIPLLSAFLHPTQTLIDHELLTAPAPGKDGKPQLKRVAAFGWFAGAVGAGEALSLTGLALLRRGLATPLLSLSRPYSLGSLAAFKEALKKAGEEVKTSADLKGQEPIVIGVTGAGNVSSGATEMLNELGVVWVGPEDLADLRQSGSPNKIYACAITPASYLQRIEGGIFDKQEYYKSPDKYMSIFAAKIAPHLTTLINGVGWSKGFPRAITRPSLNKLIEKENGKQKLVAVQDITCDKEGGLEFVDQFTTVDNPYFEGPGDILISAIDILPTELAADASSYFSSALYPYIQGLLFPSGQGDKNDITETLSRAAIVKDGVLQSQHEWLGGKIEQWKTGGAVAPDSLKQEKLRKGGKKKVLLLGSGLVAGPAVDVFAARPDVHLIIASNNLAEGQSHIRGRPNVEAMALDVADDASMSEIVEEADIVVSLLPAPMHLRVAKHCLDHSRHLVTASYVSPELQALHSQAIEKDVIFLGECGLDPGIDSMAAMRILERAKREGKQVKSFVSWCGGLPELSASKVPLRYKFSWSPKAVLTAAQNDASYKLEGKHVKIPGNELLARRFPEVKLWDGLPLEGLANRDSMPYAKKYGLGPAEGLTDLFRGTLRYQGFSSLLESFRLLGLLRSDPLPGSPKSWTEFLSMTVERELGLSKGLKGEDVNSAVQDLVGEGSKDVIRALKLFSLFPGSDTSLLPLPNLSTPSPIDFFAHLLSRKLAYLPDERDTCLLHHSFTISTPSGDTQKVTASLRHMATPTQSSMSITVGKTLAFAALRIADGEVKVRGVTGPYEPEVWAGVLSSLEGAGVVIEEKWH; translated from the exons ATGCGCACTCTCCCACTCACTCGTCGTCCATTTATTACACGCCGCTGCCTCACCACTCTCGGTCTGCGAAGGGAAGACCCCTCCAGGATATGGGAAAGGCGCACCCCACTTACTCCGCACGCAGTCCAGAGCCTCTTGGCAGACGCCAAAGATCAGCTCAAGGTCGAGGTAGAGAGCTGCAAGAGGCGATGCTTCCCAGATTCCCTATACTCTGAT GCTGGCGCAAAGATTGTGCCTTCTCTATCAAAGGACGTGGACGTCATACTGGGCATCAAAGAGCCCCGCTTGTCTGATATCCGCAATCTGGTAGAGGCTTCTAAGAATGAAGGCAAGAAGCGAACATGGATGATGTTCTCGCACACTCATAAAGGGCAG GAATACAatatccctcttctttctgcttTTCTTCACCCCACTCAGACACTCATCGATCATGAACTATTGACAGCCCCGGCTCCTGGCAAGGACGGTAAGCCACAGCTGAAACGTGTCGCCGCATTTGGATGGTTTGCAGGTGCTGTGGGTGCCGGGGAGGCACTATCTCTTACCGGCCTTGCTCTTTTGCGGAGGGGACTTGCTACCCCTTTGCTT AGCCTCTCACGACCTTATTCTCTTGGGTCATTGGCTGCGTTCAAGGAAGCTCTAAAGAAGGCGGGTGAAGAGGTAAAAACTTCTGCTGATCTCAAAGGACAAGAACCGATCGTCATCGGCGTCACTGG AGCCGGGAACGTCTCATCTGGGGCCACAGAAATGCTTAATGAACTCGGTGTGGTATGGGTAGGCCCAGAGGACCTTGCTGATTTGAGGCAAAGCGGAT CTCCAAACAAG ATCTATGCTTGTGCAATCACTCCTGCTTCCTACCTCCAACGTATTGAAGGTGGTATATTTGATAAACAAGAGTATTACAAGTCACCTGACAAGTACATGAGCATCTTTGCGGCCAAG ATTGCGCCTCACTTGACTACTCTGATCAATGGGGTTGGGTGGAGCAAAGGCTTCCCTCGAGCCATCACTAGGCCTAGCCTGAATAAACTTATCGAAAAGGAAAACGGAAAGCAGAAGCTTGTAGCCGTGCAAGATATAACTTGCGACAAGGAG GGTGGACTTGAATTCGTGGACCAATTCACCACCGTCGACAATCCCTATTTTGAAGGTCCTGGAGATATTCTTATTAGTGCAATCGATATCCTCCCTACGGAGCTTG CCGCCGATGCGTCAAGTTATTTCTCTTCTGCTCTTTATCCTTACATTCAAGGCCTTCTATTCCCGTCTGGCCAAGGTGACAAGAATGATATAACAGAAACTCTATCACGGGCAGCCATCGTCAAGGACGGTGTTCTCCAGTCCCAACACGAGTGGTTAGGAGGGAAAATCGAGCAATGGAAGACAGGAGGTGCTGTTGCGCCAGATTCTCTCAAGCAGGAGAAAttgaggaaaggaggaaagaagaaggtgttgCTCCTTGGGAGCGGCCTGGTGGCAGGCCCCGCGGTGGATGTTTTTGCGGCGAGACCTGATGTTCATCTGATCATCG CCAGCAACAATCTTGCGGAGGGTCAGAGTCACATTCGTGGCCGTCCTAATGTTGAGGCTATGGCCCTTGATGTGGCTGACGATGCCAGCATGAGTGAAATcgttgaagaagccgaCATCGTCGTCAG TCTCCTTCCTGCACCCATGCACCTCCGTGTGGCTAAGCATTGCCTCGACCACTCCCGTCATCTTGTCACGGCTTCTTACGTCTCCCCCGAGCTTCAAGCTTTGCATTCGCAGGCAATTGAAAAGGacgtcatcttcctcggGGAATGCGGCTTGGATCCAGGAATTGACTCCATGGCTGCCATGCGGATCCTGGAGAGGGCAAAGAGAGAGGGTAAGCAAGTCAAGTCGTTTGTATCGTGGTGCGGTGGCCTGCCAGAATTGAGCGCGAGCAAGGTGCCTCTGAGGTACAAGTTTTCTTGGAGTCCCAAGGCAGTCTTGACCGCTGCACAGAATGATGCCTCGTATAAAttggaaggcaag CATGTGAAAATTCCAGGAAATGAGCTGTTGGCAAGACGCTTTCCCGAGGTAAAATTATGGGATGGGTTGCCGCTGGAAGGTTTGGCGAATCGTGACTCAATGCCCTATGCTAAAAAGTACGGGCTTGGTCCAGCTGAAGGACTGACCGACCTCTTCCGAGGAACTCTTCG tTACCAAGGGTTCTCATCACTTCTTGAATCCTTCCGCCTGCTcggtcttcttcgctctgACCCCCTTCCCGGTTCTCCGAAATCTTGGACCGAGTTTCTTTCAATGACTGTAGAAAGGGAATTGGGCCTGAGCAAAGGGTTGAAAGGGGAGGACGTAAACAGTGCTGTGCAAGATTTGGTCGGGGAGGGAAGCAAAGATGTTATTAGGGCCTTGAAGCT TTTCTCGCTCTTCCCAGGCAGCGACACTTCCTTGCTTCCTCTGCCGAACCTTTCCaccccttctcccattGATTTCTTTGcccatctcctttctcGCAAACTTGCCTACCTTCCTGACGAGCGGGACACgtgtcttcttcatcactcgTTCACCATCTCAACTCCCTCTGGCGATACCCAAAAAGTGACAGCCTCTCTCCGCCACATGGCCAC